GCCGATCGTATACGAGAACGGCCGTTTCAAGGAGTTGGAGCCCCTGGCGGGCAGAGGAACACACGTATTCGGCGATCCGATCGGAGAGGCCGAAGGCTTTTACGCGATCCATTCGGAGGTCCTGTTTCTCTCCAGAAGCATAGAGGGTGTAGAAAGAGTAACCTACTGGGTCGCGTTCCCGGAGGAGACGCTCAGGAAGATGGACGCACTCATCGAGTGGGGGCTCACCTCCACCGAACCTCTTCGAGTGAAGGGGATCAGCTTGTCGCCACGTGAATTTCTTGACGCCTTCCTGGAGCGCATCGAGCCGGTATCAGGCTACGTCGAAGAACACAAGGCGCTTCAGGTAGAAGCGAGAGGCACGAGGAACGGGCTTGGCACCACCCTCTGTCTGGAAACGGTGGTAGGATCCAACCGGGAACTCGATCTTACGAGTTCGGCCTACTGGGCGGGTGTCCCTGCCTCCGTTGTCTGCCAGATGATCGCGCGGGGCGAAATCGACAGGCCGGGTGTCTTTGCCCCGGAGAGTATAGTCGAGGCCGGCCGGCTTCTCGAGGAACTGAGGATCAAAGGCATCGAAGTGAAAGACATCTCCTCCAAACAGAGTACCGGCTCCTGACCCTGAACAGCCCGCCTGCCCGGGTGTGCCGACCGCGGCGGGTGTTTCTCGTCCCTTGGAACTGCCCTTGCAAGAACCCGTGCGCGGCCCGGATTTGCCGTACCCGGAGATGCCATCTCACCGGCGGTAGAGTCCACACTCCCGTGCGCTCAGACAGGATCCGCCCGAATTTCTGGCATATCCTTTGCTTGTTCGAAGTACCCAAATGGGCGGAAAGGGCGACACCAGAGGGGAGAGGGCTATCATCATCGACGGCGACAAGAGCTCCACGTCCTTTCTCTCCGCCCTCATGGACCGGCTCGACCTGAAACGCGGGACCGCGTGCGACCTGGAACAAGCCCTGCCCGATATAGAGAACGGGAGCGTCTCCCTTGTCGTCGCCGATGTTTCACTGGTCGAACCGGAACAGGTGAAAGAAATCCAGGATCTTCACCCGGACATCTGTTTCATCTTCACCGGCCGTTCCCTCGAGAGGTTCCGGGATTGGCCGAACCCCGGCCTGTCCGACTTCCTTGCCAAGCCCTTCATTTCCGAAGAAGTCGAGTTCCGGTTGAAGCGCATATTTCTTGAACGCAAGGCCCGCCTCAA
This portion of the Deltaproteobacteria bacterium genome encodes:
- a CDS encoding saccharopine dehydrogenase NADP-binding domain-containing protein, with amino-acid sequence MHVAVLGGYGTVGRALVMDLLKSPDISLVTVAGRRQEKGRKLLEEYGEDKLAFSPIDLETDDVSELLHKADLVVNAASPRFNLMIMNRAVKERTHYLDLAGMFTVAARQLELHPKFVEAGLTAVLCMGCCPGLSNVLAKKLADSLDRTEEVHIRVGSRRGPDFKGFNLSPKIQLEEFTRKPIVYENGRFKELEPLAGRGTHVFGDPIGEAEGFYAIHSEVLFLSRSIEGVERVTYWVAFPEETLRKMDALIEWGLTSTEPLRVKGISLSPREFLDAFLERIEPVSGYVEEHKALQVEARGTRNGLGTTLCLETVVGSNRELDLTSSAYWAGVPASVVCQMIARGEIDRPGVFAPESIVEAGRLLEELRIKGIEVKDISSKQSTGS